The Brassica napus cultivar Da-Ae chromosome C7, Da-Ae, whole genome shotgun sequence genome has a segment encoding these proteins:
- the LOC106428022 gene encoding ABC transporter B family member 5-like, protein MVDVSSFETSHVHSRSPTQSEMKKGIIEEKAKTVPFYKLFSFSDSTDVLLMIVGSIGAIGNGLGFPLMTLLFGDLIDTVGRNLFTNDIVELISKICLKFVYLGLGTFVAAFLQVSCWVITGERQAARIRSLYLKTILRQDIVFFDVETNTGEVVGRMSGDTVLILDAMGEKVGKFIQLFVTFLGGYALAFVKGWLLTLVMLTSIPLLAMAGAATSLIFTKASSQQQAAYAKASTIAEQTCGSIRTVASFTGEKQATSSYKELINSAYKSSVKQGLSTGLGFGVMFLVFFCSYALAIWFGGEMILRKGYTGGAVINVMIIVVASSMSLGQAAPCLTSFAAGQAAAYKMFETIKRKPVIDSFDLNGKVLEDIQGEIELRDVCFSYPARPREEVFGGFSLMIPSGKTTALVGESGSGKSTVISLIERFYDPNSGQVLIDGVDLKEFQLKWIRGKIGLVGQEPVLFSSSIMENIGYGKEGARVQEIEAAAKLANAAKFIDKLPWGLETMVGEHGTQLSGGQKQRIAIARAILKDPRILLLDEATSALDAESERVVQEALDRVMVNRTTVIVAHRLSTVRNADMIAVLHRGKIVEEGSHLELLKDHEGAYSQLIRLQEINTESRRLEISNGQQDGSIRNESSRGNSVSRMHNDDGSVSVLGLLAGQENTEKPKDMPQDVSITRIAALNKPEAPILILGTLVCALDGAIFPIFGLLFAKVIIAFFQPPHELRSDSRFWSIIFVLLGVLSLVVYPIHMSLFAVAGGRLIRRIRSMCFEKVVHMEVGWFDEPENSSGAMGARLSADAALIRTLVGDSLALTVKNVASAVAGIIIAFVISWELAVIILVMIPLTGINNYVQVKFMKGFSADAKTKYEEASQVANDAVGSIRTVASFCAEEKVIEMYKKRCEDSIKSGTKQGVVAGLGFGLSFFVLYSVYAACFYAGARLVKDGRTTYNGVFQVFLALTMTTIGISAASSFAPDSGKAKSAAVSVFGIIDRKSKIDSRDESGMVLENVKGDIDFCHIEFAYQTRPDIQIFRDLCFSIRAGKTVALVGESGSGKSTVISLLQRFYDPDSGHITLDGVELKKLQLKWLRKQMGLVGQEPVLFNDTIRANIAYGKGGEEATEAEIVAASELCNAHKFISSIQQGYDTVVGERGIQLSGGQKQRVAIARAIVKEPKILLLDEATSALDAESERVVQDALDQVMVNRTTIVVAHRLSTIKNADVIAVVKNGVIAEKGTHETLMNIKGGVYASLVQLHMSAF, encoded by the exons AGGTGTCTTGCTGGGTGATTACGGGAGAAAGACAAGCTGCAAGGATAAGGAGTTTATATCTGAAGACAATTCTAAGACAAGACATTGTATTCTTCGATGTCGAAACAAACACAGGCGAAGTTGTTGGTCGTATGTCAGGTGATACTGTTCTTATACTAGATGCTATGGGCGAGAag GTTGGGAAATTTATACAGTTGTTTGTAACATTCTTGGGTGGATATGCATTAGCGTTTGTGAAAGGATGGTTACTTACACTTGTTATGTTAACCTCAATTCCTCTTCTAGCTATGGCTGGTGCAGCTACGTCGCTTATTTTCACTAAAGCTTCTTCTCAACAGCAAGCTGCTTATGCCAAAGCATCAACTATTGCTGAACAAACTTGCGGGTCTATTCGAACC GTTGCTTCATTCACGGGAGAGAAGCAGGCGACTAGTAGCTACAAAGAGTTGATAAACTCGGCCTATAAATCGAGTGTCAAGCAAGGTCTCTCtacgggtttagggtttggagtaatgttcttggtgttcttttGTAGCTATGCTTTGGCTATATGGTTTGGTGGAGAGATGATACTCAGAAAAGGGTATACAGGTGGTGCAGTGATTAATGTAATGATCATTGTGGTCGCGAGTTCGAT GTCTTTAGGGCAAGCAGCGCCATGTCTAACCTCATTTGCAGCTGGTCAAGCTGCAGCTTATAAAATGTTTGAAACAATAAAAAGAAAGCCAGTGATTGATTCTTTTGATCTAAACGGGAAGGTTTTAGAAGATATACAAGGCGAAATAGAGCTGAGAGATGTGTGTTTTAGTTACCCTGCAAGGCCTAGAGAAGAGGTCTTTGGAGGATTCTCTCTGATGATCCCAAGTGGCAAAACTACTGCTTTGGTAGGAGAAAGCGGCAGCGGGAAATCTACTGTGATCAGTTTAATAGAAAGGTTCTATGATCCGAATTCTGGCCAAGTGCTTATTGATGGTGTTGACTTGAAGGAGTTTCAGCTGAAATGGATTAGAGGAAAGATTGGATTGGTTGGTCAAGAACCGGTTCTGTTTTCTTCAAGTATAATGGAGAATATTGGGTACGGGAAAGAGGGAGCAAGAGTTCAAGAGATAGAAGCAGCTGCAAAGCTAGCAAACGCAGCTAAGTTTATCGATAAGTTGCCTTGGGGTTTGGAGACAATGGTAGGTGAACATGGAACTCAGCTCTCAGGAGGACAGAAACAGAGGATTGCAATCGCTAGGGCCATACTTAAAGATCCAAGGATTTTGCTGTTAGATGAAGCGACAAGTGCTCTTGATGCAGAATCCGAACGAGTGGTTCAAGAAGCTTTAGATAGGGTGATGGTTAACCGGACTACTGTGATTGTCGCACATCGGTTAAGCACAGTGAGAAATGCTGATATGATTGCTGTTCTTCACCGTGGAAAGATAGTTGAAGAAG GTTCACATTTGGAGTTACTCAAGGATCATGAAGGGGCTTATTCACAACTTATACGGCTACAAGAGATAAACACAGAATCAAGACGATTAGAGATTTCAAATGGACAGCAAGACGGATCTATCAGGAATGAATCATCAAGAGGAAATAGTGTCAGTAGGATGCATAATGATGATGGATCTGTTTCTGTTCTTGGTTTACTTGCAGGACAAGAAAACACTGAAAAGCCTAAAGATATGCCCCAAGATGTGTCGATTACACGAATTGCTGCTCTTAACAAACCGGAGGCTCCCATTCTCATACTTGGAACCTTAGTATGCGCACTTGATGGCGCTATATTCCCAATCTTCGGACTCCTCTTTGCTAAAGTTATCATAGCTTTCTTCCAACCACCTCATGAGCTGAGGAGCGATTCGAGATTCTGGTCGATAATATTTGTGCTTCTTGGTGTACTCTCTTTGGTAGTGTATCCAATACATATGTCTTTGTTTGCTGTAGCTGGGGGGAGACTGATTCGTAGGATAAGATCAATGTGTTTTGAGAAAGTTGTTCACATGGAGGTTGGGTGGTTTGATGAGCCCGAGAACTCGAGTGGTGCCATGGGAGCAAGGCTCTCTGCTGATGCAGCCTTGATCAGGACACTTGTGGGCGACTCTTTGGCTCTAACTGTCAAGAACGTTGCATCCGCAGTGGCGGGAATAATCATAGCTTTTGTGATTAGCTGGGAGTTAGCTGTTATTATCTTAGTAATGATTCCTTTAACAGGAATCAATAATTACGTTCAGGTTAAGTTCATGAAAGGCTTCAGTGCAGACGCAAAG ACAAAGTACGAGGAGGCGAGTCAAGTAGCGAACGATGCGGTTGGGAGTATAAGAACGGTTGCATCTTTCTGTGCGGAGGAGAAAGTGATAGAGATGTATAAGAAACGATGTGAAGATTCGATCAAATCGGGAACGAAGCAAGGAGTAGTCGCAGGATTAGGGTTTGGTCTCTCCTTCTTCGTTCTTTACTCTGTCTATGCTGCTTGTTTCTACGCAGGTGCTAGATTGGTTAAAGACGGAAGGACAACCTACAACGGTGTTTTTCAG GTTTTCTTAGCATTGACGATGACAACAATTGGGATTTCTGCGGCGAGTTCTTTCGCTCCTGATTCAGGCAAAGCTAAGAGTGCTGCTGTTTCAGTTTTCGGAATCATCGATAGGAAATCAAAGATAGACTCGAGAGATGAATCAGGGATGGTGTTGGAGAATGTAAAGGGAGATATCGATTTTTGTCACATAGAGTTTGCTTACCAAACTAGACCTGATATTCAGATATTTCGTGATCTTTGTTTCTCCATTCGTGCCGGAAAG ACTGTTGCTTTGGTCGGAGAAAGTGGATCAGGCAAATCTACGGTTATATCTCTGTTACAGAGGTTTTACGATCCAGATTCGGGTCATATCACTTTAGACGGAGTTGAGCTCAAGAAGCTGCAACTGAAATGGCTGAGAAAACAAATGGGGCTTGTAGGGCAAGAGCCTGTACTGTTCAACGACACAATACGAGCCAACATTGCTTATGGAAAGGGAGGAGAAGAAGCAACCGAGGCTGAGATCGTAGCTGCTTCCGAGCTCTGTAATGCTCATAAATTCATCTCTAGTATACAACAG GGTTACGATACGGTGGTCGGGGAGAGAGGGATACAGTTATCAGGAGGACAGAAGCAGCGCGTGGCAATTGCACGTGCCATCGTGAAAGAGCCGAAGATCTTGTTACTGGACGAAGCGACGAGCGCGTTGGACGCAGAATCAGAGCGTGTGGTTCAGGACGCACTTGACCAGGTGATGGTGAACCGGACCACCATCGTGGTGGCTCACAGGCTTTCGACGATCAAGAATGCTGACGTCATCGCCGTAGTGAAGAACGGTGTGATCGCGGAGAAAGGGACGCACGAGACGTTGATGAATATCAAAGGTGGTGTTTATGCTTCCCTCGTTCAACTTCACATGAGTGCTTTCTAA